The Pricia mediterranea genome includes a window with the following:
- a CDS encoding SusC/RagA family TonB-linked outer membrane protein: MKNAKLTLLIAGLLLVGTAWAQTTVTGTVTDPENVPLPGATVVEKGTTNGTTTDFDGNFAIDVGDGAVLEVSYLGYSSTEEPVAGQTTLRIQLQEDATQLEDVVVVGYGTQKKSDVTGSIGSIKSEDFNKGVVANPGQLVQGKISGVNVTAVSGEPGAAQNIVIRGLGSFRSGTTPLFVVDGFVIDNTSTGVASNPLNFINPQDIESIDVLKDASAAAIYGARAANGVIAITTKKGMAGKTEMNLSVSTAFSTFANKVDVFGADEFREQVTAIGGNLQDGGADTDWQDALTRTGISKNVNFSMGGGAPDKFSYYVSTGVDDQEGVLENSSLTRYSGRVNLNQKALDGRLNVDINLTASRTENDRPDIGAIVSDMLQLNPTIPAFTNGQPTLFDDRLNPVVRNRIYKDFTNSNRILANISPSLEIVEGLTYKLNLGVDYSSTDRDVQQTPYALLEGLDEGTLQTTFTRNRNTLIENTLTYNVSKGVHNITFLIGHSYQDIYFQQKRFELEGFADNDIEPRFQDQLSSQENPTSLNSVAEKNELQSYFGRLNYGYNEKYLITATMRADGSSKFGANNEYGYFPSVALAWNINKEDFMADNTVFNTLKLRASWGQTGNQEGIDNKVTLASYVDSKADNDTYPLSPSATTSDGYPFGTVPVRTANPNLQWEVATQMNVGLDFGLMNNRLTGTLNYFDKVTSKVVLLSNRIDPIQPTEKIWTNIPELEIHNSGVEFSLDYNTQIGEDFFMNLGGNITFIDNEVANSPFQIITTGQAQGAGQTGATINGYLNGEPAGTFYMKEFIGIGADGLNQFRDVNGDGESLDDDRIPVGTAQPELIYAINLGFNYKNFDLGLNFNGIAGTKVYNHTAMSLFSKSQLNQSLNTTDFAIQFPDEDISNSNEVSTRYLEDGSFLRLNNATLGYNLDTQNMGLSDLVKQIRFTLTGQNLFVITDYTGFDPEVNTGNEIDGIQTFGIDRFTYPSPRTLVVSLNVTF; this comes from the coding sequence ATGAAAAATGCAAAATTGACCTTGCTTATCGCAGGGCTGCTATTGGTTGGTACCGCTTGGGCGCAGACCACGGTAACCGGCACCGTTACCGATCCGGAAAATGTGCCCTTGCCGGGAGCCACAGTAGTTGAAAAAGGGACGACCAACGGAACAACCACGGATTTTGATGGAAATTTTGCAATCGATGTCGGGGACGGGGCCGTTTTAGAAGTCTCCTATTTGGGCTATTCAAGTACGGAAGAGCCAGTTGCAGGACAAACCACCTTGAGGATACAGTTGCAGGAAGACGCCACCCAACTCGAAGACGTAGTGGTCGTAGGCTATGGTACGCAAAAGAAATCAGACGTGACCGGTTCCATCGGTTCCATTAAAAGCGAGGACTTTAATAAGGGAGTGGTCGCCAACCCTGGGCAATTGGTCCAAGGTAAAATATCGGGCGTCAATGTTACCGCGGTCAGTGGCGAGCCGGGTGCCGCGCAAAATATTGTTATCCGAGGACTCGGGAGTTTCCGTTCGGGCACGACCCCGCTTTTTGTGGTCGATGGTTTTGTTATAGATAATACATCCACGGGGGTGGCCTCGAACCCATTGAATTTTATCAATCCGCAGGATATTGAATCGATCGATGTACTGAAGGATGCCTCCGCTGCCGCAATTTACGGGGCCCGGGCCGCTAATGGGGTGATTGCGATTACCACTAAAAAAGGAATGGCCGGCAAGACCGAAATGAACCTCTCCGTATCGACCGCCTTTTCAACTTTTGCCAATAAGGTCGATGTGTTCGGGGCCGATGAGTTCAGGGAGCAGGTGACGGCCATCGGAGGCAACTTGCAGGATGGCGGCGCGGATACCGACTGGCAGGATGCCCTGACACGGACCGGCATTTCCAAAAATGTCAACTTCTCCATGGGCGGGGGAGCCCCCGATAAGTTTTCCTATTATGTATCCACTGGCGTCGACGACCAAGAGGGGGTATTGGAAAACAGTTCGCTGACTCGCTATTCCGGGCGGGTCAACCTGAACCAAAAGGCCTTGGACGGCCGTTTGAACGTAGATATTAATCTGACCGCTTCAAGAACTGAAAACGATAGGCCCGATATCGGGGCTATAGTATCCGATATGCTCCAGTTGAATCCGACCATACCAGCCTTTACCAATGGACAACCGACCTTGTTCGATGATCGGCTGAACCCGGTGGTCCGTAACCGCATCTATAAAGATTTTACCAATAGCAACCGTATTCTGGCCAACATTTCACCTTCTTTGGAAATTGTGGAGGGATTGACCTATAAATTGAATCTCGGTGTTGACTACTCCTCTACAGATCGAGATGTACAGCAGACACCCTATGCATTGCTGGAAGGTCTGGACGAGGGCACTTTACAGACGACGTTTACCCGCAATAGAAATACCTTGATCGAAAACACCCTGACCTACAATGTTTCCAAAGGCGTGCACAACATTACCTTTTTAATCGGACATTCGTACCAAGACATCTATTTTCAACAGAAACGGTTCGAGCTGGAGGGGTTCGCGGATAATGACATCGAACCCCGGTTTCAAGATCAGCTGAGCAGTCAAGAGAATCCTACCAGTCTGAACTCCGTCGCCGAGAAAAACGAATTGCAGTCCTACTTCGGTAGATTGAACTACGGGTACAATGAGAAGTATTTGATAACGGCGACCATGAGGGCGGACGGTTCCTCGAAATTCGGAGCGAATAACGAATACGGTTATTTTCCATCGGTAGCCTTGGCTTGGAATATTAATAAGGAAGATTTTATGGCCGACAACACTGTTTTCAACACCTTGAAGTTACGGGCCAGTTGGGGCCAGACCGGTAATCAAGAGGGCATCGATAACAAGGTCACCTTGGCCAGTTACGTTGACAGCAAGGCGGATAACGATACGTACCCCCTAAGTCCGAGTGCCACCACTTCCGATGGTTATCCCTTTGGAACCGTGCCCGTGCGTACCGCGAACCCCAACCTACAGTGGGAAGTCGCTACACAGATGAATGTCGGGCTGGATTTCGGACTGATGAACAATAGGTTAACGGGTACCTTGAACTATTTTGACAAGGTTACGAGCAAGGTGGTATTGCTATCGAATCGGATAGATCCCATACAGCCCACTGAAAAAATATGGACGAACATTCCCGAATTGGAAATACATAATTCCGGAGTAGAATTCTCTTTGGACTATAATACGCAGATCGGGGAGGACTTCTTTATGAATCTTGGCGGCAACATCACATTTATCGATAACGAGGTGGCCAACTCCCCTTTTCAAATTATAACCACGGGCCAGGCCCAGGGTGCGGGGCAGACCGGGGCTACGATAAATGGGTATCTCAACGGGGAGCCTGCCGGTACGTTCTATATGAAGGAGTTTATCGGAATAGGTGCCGATGGGCTGAACCAATTTCGCGATGTCAACGGCGATGGCGAGTCTTTAGACGATGATCGAATTCCCGTGGGAACGGCACAGCCCGAACTTATTTATGCCATCAACCTGGGTTTCAACTATAAAAATTTTGACCTAGGTTTGAATTTCAACGGAATAGCGGGCACCAAAGTGTACAATCATACGGCCATGAGCCTATTCAGCAAGAGTCAGCTCAACCAAAGCCTGAACACCACAGATTTTGCCATACAGTTTCCCGATGAGGATATCAGCAATTCCAACGAGGTATCCACCCGCTATTTGGAAGATGGCAGTTTTCTGCGATTGAACAATGCCACTTTGGGATATAACCTAGATACCCAGAACATGGGTCTCAGCGACTTGGTCAAACAAATACGGTTTACCCTTACCGGTCAAAACCTTTTTGTGATCACGGATTATACCGGATTCGATCCCGAAGTCAATACCGGTAACGAAATAGACGGTATTCAAACCTTTGGTATCGACCGGTTTACCTATCCGTCTCCCCGCACACTGGTGGTAAGCTTAAACGTAACTTTTTAA
- a CDS encoding RagB/SusD family nutrient uptake outer membrane protein — translation MKNKLIISILMLATFLNWNCTDLDEELIDESLTGSQAEVVSGAIAPAYGYVSWTWRHTNFYGLQLIPSDEAILPYRGGTDWFDGGKYLAAHAHNFTPTNDLVASGWNQLTTNISRTLAAIETLRPLADEGDAEAEGALYEMIALRAYLNLLLLDSWGLVLEKESAGQELSTVLKTQEAIDYIRNELLSVVDVINTDRGPGRMTQSAVWGLLARLHLNAAVYRAPYGTPDFTQEDMDKVIEYTDNIINSGSFSLSPEYFDLFNDDNNGNPELIFALDQRGVLEREHSRWAYWSIAGSMFPRPEYPSADGTDGPAITPDFYRTWVDAYGDVDPADADARFYKRNTLVPEEQLQDLANRQPLVATETEDSYYCVEPVSFEMDRGILRGIQWGPRKDESGEFITCDDGVRIYPIVQRKGNGPDRDVGYVDHTLEVNFSNEGSLHNTGYRCSKYQFSRTSDDGNNFSSVDLVLMRLAEIYLMRAEAQMRNGDVAGALADVNVVRTSRNARPDQTPAALETMNLDILYRERGFELYWEGFRRGDQIRFGTYEDTWTNKTDSDVNKRLFPIPQSVVDAASGTAGFLEQNPGY, via the coding sequence ATGAAGAATAAATTGATAATTTCAATTTTGATGCTGGCCACTTTTCTGAATTGGAACTGTACCGACCTAGACGAGGAATTAATCGATGAATCCCTGACCGGATCTCAGGCGGAGGTCGTCAGTGGAGCCATTGCGCCCGCTTATGGCTATGTGTCCTGGACCTGGCGACACACGAATTTTTACGGCTTGCAACTGATTCCCTCCGATGAGGCCATACTGCCCTATCGGGGCGGAACCGATTGGTTCGACGGGGGTAAATACCTAGCGGCCCATGCCCATAATTTTACACCCACCAACGATTTAGTGGCCAGTGGGTGGAACCAATTGACGACCAATATTTCCCGAACTCTGGCGGCCATCGAAACTTTGCGGCCCTTGGCAGACGAGGGAGATGCCGAAGCGGAAGGGGCCTTGTATGAAATGATCGCTCTTAGAGCCTATTTGAATTTGTTGCTTTTAGACAGCTGGGGCCTCGTTCTCGAAAAAGAATCCGCAGGCCAAGAACTATCAACGGTGCTCAAGACCCAGGAAGCCATCGACTATATACGAAACGAACTGTTGTCGGTAGTCGATGTCATCAATACCGATCGAGGGCCGGGCCGAATGACCCAATCGGCCGTTTGGGGCCTGTTGGCGCGGTTGCACCTGAACGCGGCCGTATATCGCGCCCCTTACGGTACCCCCGACTTTACCCAAGAAGATATGGACAAGGTCATTGAGTATACCGATAACATCATCAATTCGGGGAGTTTTTCGCTCTCCCCCGAATATTTTGATTTGTTCAACGATGATAACAACGGCAATCCGGAACTCATATTTGCCTTGGATCAGCGCGGAGTGTTGGAAAGGGAGCACAGCCGGTGGGCGTACTGGTCCATTGCTGGATCTATGTTCCCCAGACCGGAATACCCCAGCGCCGACGGTACCGACGGCCCGGCAATTACGCCCGATTTTTATCGGACTTGGGTAGATGCCTATGGAGATGTCGATCCCGCCGATGCCGATGCCCGGTTTTATAAAAGGAATACTCTAGTGCCCGAAGAACAGCTGCAAGACCTTGCCAATCGCCAGCCTCTCGTCGCCACTGAGACCGAGGACAGTTATTACTGTGTTGAACCGGTTTCCTTTGAAATGGATAGGGGCATTCTACGGGGCATCCAATGGGGTCCCCGAAAAGATGAAAGTGGCGAATTCATAACCTGTGACGACGGGGTCAGAATTTATCCCATAGTGCAGCGTAAGGGAAACGGACCTGACCGTGACGTGGGTTACGTCGACCATACCTTGGAGGTCAACTTCAGCAATGAAGGATCCTTGCATAACACGGGCTATAGGTGCTCTAAATATCAGTTTAGCCGTACATCCGATGATGGAAATAATTTTAGCAGTGTCGACCTCGTATTGATGCGGCTGGCCGAAATTTATTTGATGCGTGCCGAGGCTCAGATGAGAAATGGCGATGTTGCGGGTGCCCTGGCGGATGTAAATGTGGTACGGACCTCAAGGAATGCCCGTCCGGACCAAACTCCCGCCGCCCTAGAGACCATGAACTTGGATATTCTGTACCGCGAACGGGGTTTCGAGCTGTACTGGGAAGGCTTCCGCAGGGGTGACCAAATCCGTTTCGGCACCTATGAAGATACCTGGACGAACAAGACCGACTCCGATGTCAACAAAAGGCTCTTTCCGATTCCACAGAGCGTAGTGGACGCCGCTTCTGGTACAGCGGGCTTCCTGGAGCAGAACCCGGGATATTAA
- a CDS encoding TRAP transporter large permease: MEYIPVLVLVISFVVLLAIGTPVAWSIAISSVLTMLTSIPFTPAFTTVSQRIGTGLDSFALLAIPLFILSGELMNKGGIAHRLIAFAKTLVGALPGGLALINIISAMLMGAIAGSAMAAASAMGSIIGPEMEKEGYSKEFGAAVNITAATTGLVIPPSNVLIVYSLASGGASIAALFLAGYIPGILTGLFLMIVASLWAKKKGFKLGKRSSLREIFRTFIDAFPSLLMLVVVIGGIVAGIFTATEASAIAVLYSLILGFVYREITFPKLPQILLDSSATTAIVMLLIGTSISMSWALSYENIPQDISTGLLALSDNPIVILLIINLLLLFVGIFMDMTPAVLIFTPIFLPVVTALGLDPVHFGIIMVLNLCIGLCTPPVGSVLFVGVGIAKTTIEKVVKPLLPLFVAMIIALILVTYIPALSLWLPSLFGL, from the coding sequence ATGGAGTATATTCCCGTCTTGGTGCTGGTCATCAGTTTTGTCGTCTTATTGGCCATCGGCACACCCGTAGCCTGGAGCATCGCCATTTCATCGGTATTGACCATGCTGACGAGTATTCCCTTTACACCCGCCTTCACGACAGTATCGCAACGCATCGGCACTGGACTCGACAGTTTTGCTCTCTTGGCCATTCCCCTCTTTATACTTTCGGGAGAGCTGATGAACAAAGGCGGTATCGCCCATCGGTTGATCGCTTTTGCCAAAACCTTGGTAGGGGCCCTTCCGGGCGGACTGGCTTTAATCAATATCATTTCCGCAATGTTAATGGGTGCAATTGCGGGATCGGCTATGGCGGCGGCATCTGCCATGGGAAGTATCATCGGTCCGGAGATGGAAAAAGAAGGTTATTCCAAGGAATTTGGGGCGGCCGTCAATATCACCGCGGCCACGACAGGTCTAGTCATTCCTCCAAGTAACGTATTGATTGTCTACTCCTTGGCCAGTGGCGGTGCTTCGATAGCCGCCTTGTTTCTTGCCGGATACATCCCTGGGATACTTACCGGTCTATTCCTTATGATCGTTGCCTCTTTATGGGCCAAGAAAAAAGGTTTTAAGCTGGGAAAGCGAAGTTCGCTAAGGGAAATTTTTAGGACCTTCATTGACGCATTTCCCAGTCTGCTCATGTTGGTGGTGGTCATCGGCGGTATCGTAGCCGGTATCTTTACCGCGACGGAAGCTTCTGCTATCGCAGTCCTCTACAGCTTGATTCTTGGCTTTGTCTACAGGGAAATTACGTTTCCGAAACTTCCACAGATTTTATTGGATTCATCGGCGACCACGGCTATAGTAATGCTACTTATAGGCACATCGATCAGTATGTCATGGGCCTTGTCTTACGAAAATATCCCCCAGGACATCAGTACTGGACTTTTGGCGCTAAGTGACAACCCAATCGTCATTTTATTGATAATCAATTTGTTGTTACTATTTGTTGGCATCTTTATGGATATGACGCCCGCCGTTCTCATCTTTACCCCGATATTCTTGCCCGTGGTAACCGCATTGGGCCTAGACCCCGTACATTTCGGCATCATCATGGTACTCAACCTATGTATCGGTCTTTGCACCCCGCCCGTGGGCTCGGTGCTCTTTGTAGGCGTCGGTATAGCCAAAACTACCATAGAAAAGGTCGTAAAACCGCTGTTGCCCCTTTTTGTGGCCATGATTATCGCCTTGATACTGGTAACCTATATTCCGGCCCTAAGTCTTTGGCTACCTAGTTTGTTCGGACTTTAA
- a CDS encoding TRAP transporter small permease translates to MRLRATIDKILANALVILMAVMTLNVLWQVFSRFLLGAPSSFTDELARYLLIWIGILGAAYVSGQNLHVAIDVLPKKFSEKTQRRLRAIVDWLVILFAFCAFVIGGSRLVYIVYVLEQHSPALQVPLALVYLVIPVSGVLIIYYKIFDLFKK, encoded by the coding sequence ATGCGATTACGGGCAACAATCGATAAAATCCTGGCCAATGCCTTGGTCATTCTTATGGCGGTGATGACCCTGAACGTACTGTGGCAGGTTTTCAGCCGGTTCCTTTTGGGCGCACCCAGTTCCTTTACCGACGAGCTGGCCCGCTATCTATTAATATGGATCGGCATCTTGGGAGCAGCTTATGTTTCCGGTCAAAACCTGCATGTCGCCATCGATGTGCTGCCCAAAAAATTCAGCGAAAAGACCCAGAGACGCCTCCGTGCCATCGTTGATTGGCTCGTTATCTTGTTTGCTTTCTGCGCCTTTGTCATCGGAGGATCTCGGCTAGTCTATATCGTATATGTCCTCGAACAGCATTCGCCTGCCCTTCAGGTTCCGTTAGCCTTGGTCTATTTGGTTATTCCCGTTAGCGGAGTACTGATCATCTATTATAAAATTTTCGACCTATTTAAAAAATAG
- a CDS encoding TRAP transporter substrate-binding protein, with product MKSYLNLIVCLIIALGTSSCEELIKTRTVRLGHGLDTSHSVHKAMVKMGEHLEELSDGKMTLKIYPSQQLGTERQCLELLQIGSLDMTKVSVGTLENFAPKMRVLGLPFLFRDRQHSFNVLDGPIGQSLLNEGEQYWLKGLGYYDAGSRSFYTKDRPVHSPEDLVGLKIRVMESVTAVNMVKALGGSPTPISWGELYTALQQGVVDGAENNPPSFYLSRHYEVCKFYTLDEHTVLPDVLLAGTHLWDKLSEEERGWLKQAVDNSIGYQRELWMESEKEALAEVEKAGVEIIRPNKELFSEEVEDIYDKYKEDTELSQLIQDIRATK from the coding sequence ATGAAATCGTATCTCAACCTTATCGTTTGTCTTATAATCGCATTGGGCACGAGCTCCTGCGAAGAATTGATAAAAACGCGTACCGTACGTCTGGGGCATGGGCTCGACACGAGCCATTCCGTGCACAAGGCGATGGTCAAAATGGGAGAGCATCTTGAGGAGCTATCCGACGGAAAAATGACCCTAAAGATTTATCCCAGTCAGCAACTGGGTACCGAAAGGCAGTGTCTTGAACTACTGCAAATCGGAAGTCTGGATATGACCAAGGTCTCCGTAGGCACCTTGGAGAACTTTGCCCCCAAAATGAGGGTCTTGGGCCTTCCCTTTTTGTTTCGCGACAGACAACATTCCTTTAACGTATTGGACGGCCCCATCGGACAAAGCCTTCTGAACGAAGGAGAACAATATTGGCTCAAGGGACTTGGATATTATGATGCCGGTAGCCGAAGTTTTTATACCAAAGACCGCCCCGTTCACAGTCCAGAAGACCTAGTCGGCCTTAAAATAAGGGTGATGGAAAGTGTTACTGCCGTCAATATGGTCAAGGCCCTTGGAGGGTCACCCACTCCCATTTCTTGGGGCGAGCTCTATACCGCCCTACAACAGGGCGTAGTAGATGGAGCCGAAAACAATCCGCCCAGTTTTTATCTTTCGAGACACTACGAGGTCTGTAAATTTTATACGTTGGACGAGCATACGGTACTACCGGACGTGCTTTTGGCGGGTACGCATCTCTGGGACAAACTTTCCGAGGAAGAGCGCGGCTGGTTAAAACAAGCCGTTGACAACTCCATCGGATATCAAAGGGAACTATGGATGGAGTCGGAAAAAGAGGCCTTGGCCGAAGTAGAGAAGGCCGGGGTGGAGATAATCAGACCCAATAAGGAATTGTTTTCCGAAGAGGTCGAGGACATCTATGATAAGTACAAAGAAGATACTGAGCTATCCCAATTGATACAAGATATCAGGGCAACTAAATAA
- the uxaC gene encoding glucuronate isomerase, translated as MKYENPFLQGNFLLGSKQAETLYHDFAAKMPIIDYHNHLPPKALADDKNFENITQAWINGDHYKWRAMRNLGIEEKFITGNASDKEKFNKWAYTVPYTMRNPLYHWTHMELSRYFDRKDLLSEKNASSIYQSVSETLNTPDFSCRNLISKMNVKVLCTTEDPTDTLEHHQRLAKSDFDTKVSTAFRPDKALLIDSDDYNGYLDTLSDVSGVSIDTYDALCDTLKKRISFFHDNGCRLCDHGLSHLYAETFTDAEVKSIFKKRREGNELSEGEANKFRSALLLFLAETYHDFGWVQQFHLGALRNNNSRMLEKLGPDTGWDSIGDYQQAESLSRFLDTLDGRNKLTKTILYNLNPTDNAVLATMIGNFNDGSIKGKVQWGSGWWFLDQKDGMEDQMNTLSNMGLISCFIGMLTDSRSFLSFPRHEYFRRILCNLFGEDIKNGELPNDMEWIGKLVQDICYTNAKEYFDF; from the coding sequence ATGAAGTATGAAAATCCCTTTCTGCAAGGCAATTTTTTATTAGGAAGCAAACAAGCGGAAACCCTATACCACGATTTTGCGGCCAAAATGCCCATAATCGACTATCACAACCACCTACCCCCTAAGGCCTTGGCCGATGACAAGAACTTTGAGAACATCACGCAGGCCTGGATCAATGGTGACCATTACAAGTGGCGCGCGATGAGAAACCTGGGTATCGAGGAAAAATTCATTACCGGTAACGCTTCCGATAAAGAGAAATTCAACAAATGGGCCTACACCGTGCCCTATACCATGCGAAATCCGCTCTACCATTGGACGCACATGGAACTATCGCGGTATTTTGATCGTAAAGACCTACTTTCAGAGAAAAATGCTTCGTCGATCTATCAATCAGTGTCGGAGACATTGAACACTCCTGATTTCAGTTGTCGAAACCTGATTTCAAAAATGAACGTCAAGGTATTGTGCACAACCGAGGACCCAACGGACACCTTAGAACATCACCAAAGACTCGCCAAAAGCGATTTTGATACCAAGGTAAGTACCGCATTCCGACCCGACAAGGCTCTGCTTATAGACAGCGATGACTATAACGGTTATCTAGACACGCTTTCGGATGTCTCAGGCGTTTCCATCGACACCTACGATGCCCTGTGCGATACCTTGAAAAAGCGCATTTCGTTCTTTCACGATAATGGTTGCAGACTCTGCGATCATGGTCTGAGTCATCTTTATGCTGAAACCTTTACCGATGCAGAGGTGAAATCCATCTTCAAAAAACGCCGGGAAGGCAATGAGCTATCGGAAGGGGAAGCGAATAAATTTCGAAGTGCCCTGCTCTTGTTCCTCGCGGAAACCTATCATGATTTTGGATGGGTACAACAATTCCATCTGGGCGCGTTGCGGAACAATAATAGCAGAATGCTCGAAAAATTGGGTCCCGATACGGGCTGGGATTCCATCGGCGATTACCAGCAAGCCGAAAGCCTGTCGAGGTTTTTGGATACCCTGGACGGAAGAAATAAGCTGACCAAGACCATTCTCTACAACCTCAACCCTACCGATAACGCCGTCTTGGCGACCATGATCGGTAATTTTAATGACGGAAGCATCAAAGGCAAGGTTCAGTGGGGATCGGGCTGGTGGTTCTTGGACCAAAAAGATGGGATGGAAGATCAGATGAATACCCTGTCGAATATGGGGCTCATCAGTTGTTTCATCGGAATGTTGACGGATTCTAGAAGTTTTCTGTCCTTTCCGCGGCACGAATATTTTCGACGTATATTGTGCAATCTTTTCGGGGAGGATATCAAAAACGGGGAATTGCCCAACGATATGGAGTGGATCGGCAAACTGGTGCAGGATATTTGTTATACTAACGCTAAAGAATACTTTGATTTTTAA
- a CDS encoding SDR family oxidoreductase → MKDLKNKVAYITGGSKGIGYGVAQKLLEAGMRVAVSGRTLKSVKAAAAHLAKDDQVLAIESDVADHDDEKKAVQEILDKWGQLDVVLANAGVGNFAPIDEMSDKDWHQMIDTNLSGAFHTLQASVEALKKSKGYYMTLASLAGCNFFANGAGYNASKFGVVGFTQAAMLDLRKYDIKVSTIMPGSVKTHFAGNEPDSSDDWKIHPEDIGELVIDLLKMHPRTLPSKIEVRPSRPDKK, encoded by the coding sequence ATGAAAGATTTGAAGAATAAAGTGGCCTACATTACGGGAGGCTCTAAAGGAATTGGATATGGAGTTGCGCAAAAGCTGCTCGAAGCGGGTATGAGAGTCGCCGTGAGTGGCCGTACCTTGAAATCGGTCAAGGCAGCGGCCGCACACTTAGCAAAAGATGATCAAGTATTGGCCATTGAGTCAGATGTGGCCGATCACGATGACGAGAAAAAGGCTGTCCAGGAAATTTTGGACAAATGGGGGCAGTTAGATGTGGTCTTGGCCAATGCGGGGGTCGGAAACTTTGCCCCGATAGATGAAATGTCGGACAAGGACTGGCATCAAATGATCGACACGAATCTCAGCGGGGCCTTTCACACCCTTCAGGCTTCCGTTGAAGCCCTGAAAAAATCCAAGGGATATTACATGACTTTGGCCAGTCTGGCGGGCTGCAATTTTTTTGCGAACGGAGCCGGCTATAATGCCTCGAAATTCGGGGTCGTCGGTTTTACCCAAGCGGCGATGCTTGATTTGCGAAAGTATGATATCAAGGTGTCAACGATTATGCCCGGCTCGGTCAAAACTCATTTTGCGGGAAATGAGCCTGACAGCTCCGACGATTGGAAAATTCATCCCGAGGATATTGGAGAGCTGGTGATCGACCTGCTAAAGATGCATCCACGGACCTTGCCTAGTAAAATAGAGGTTCGCCCAAGTAGGCCCGATAAGAAGTAG